A single window of Rhodamnia argentea isolate NSW1041297 chromosome 5, ASM2092103v1, whole genome shotgun sequence DNA harbors:
- the LOC125315216 gene encoding PR5-like receptor kinase, translating to MAPELFYKNIGGVSYKADVYSFGMLLMEMAGRRKNLNANAEHSSQIYFPMWVYDKVNEGESIDMEEVVEEERKLMKKMIMVALWCIQLIPNHRPPMNKVLEMLEGEIGNIQMPPKPLIYPPDEQVDDDKAEMELETFSTSSSAPIISANFPFGDGNDV from the coding sequence ATGGCGCCCGAGTTGTTCTACAAAAACATCGGTGGTGTGTCTTATAAAGCGGATGTCTATAGCTTCGGGATGTTGCTCATGGAAATGGCAGGTAGAAGGAAAAATCTTAATGCAAATGCAGAACACTCgagccaaatttattttccgatGTGGGTGTACGACAAAGTCAATGAAGGAGAAAGTATTGACATGGAAGAAGTTGTAGAAGAGGAAAGGAAGTTGATGAAAAAGATGATAATGGTTGCACTTTGGTGTATACAATTGATCCCCAACCATCGGCCCCCGATGAACAAAGTCTTAGAAATGCTTGAAGGAGAAATTGGTAATATTCAAATGCCTCCAAAACCGCTTATTTACCCACCGGATGAGCAAGTTGATGATGACAAAGCCGAGATGGAATTAGAAACATTCTCAACTTCATCAAGCGCTCCCATAATTTCTGCTAATTTCCCATTTGGAGATGGCAATGATGTTTAG